The segment TTCTGACTCTTACCTCCTGCTATCACATTGACAAAGCCAGATTTTTCTACAAGTCcgctttcagctgtttgtcaaaaaaaaacaaaagaaaatttacaatctggacagatggaaaaaaaaacagcaaacaaaaacactgagcatGAATatgtaaaagcttttaaaatagcataaattaaaggaatgcatatttgaGTTTTAGATCGTCTTTTGGTTAGAGGTGTCTGTGTTTTCGCTTACTGCTTAagccttgaaaacaacattacgTGCAATCTCATGGACACGCTCAGAGTATTTGCTgcgaaggactctcagctaccaccacgccaaatttcagctcaatatctgtacaattaacaaagttacagccatttttgttggctaatgttgatcagctgcAGCCACCATCTTGGACTGGAGTCATTCCAGAAGTTGTGTAGCTGTAAAGTCCGCATGCTTCATTAGATGTCATTGAGCAATTTATGAtctattttagtaacagacacatgcacacgtGCAAAAACCTAAAGTCCACCTTTACCCTTCGGCAGGCGGGACCGTTTTAAACCTTAGGATTAAACTTTTGAGCACAAGATTCCAGATTCCAGTTCATATATGGGTCGTTTCTCTGTCCGAATGTTTGTACCGTTTACGATCACCATGTTCAGCCCCGGCCCCACGTTGTTCAGGATGTGACTCATAatgctgcagagacacagaggaaTGGGGTGAATTCACCTcgttactgtgtgtgtttgtttgcctgctGATAGTTTAACTCCATCGACACCTACGTTTTCCCTTCGAAACAGATCTGTGGGCCGACGACATTAGCAGCTCCGCTCCGAAGCCGAAAGGCAAAGTGGTCCGGGGGGCACACTCTGGGGAGGTTGCACTTTGGTCCCGATGTGGACATGCCTTAGGAAGACGGGGTAAAATCGTAAAACTTGAGTAAAAGGTTTAAGAAGCGCCTGAATGTGTTACAAACTGGGAAAGACTAACCTCCATTTAACTGTTGGCGCATCTGATAAAGCGCTTAAAAAGAGGGAAAGAAGAAGATTGTGAAGCTGAGatgacacaaaatgtttttttttgggggggggggggattaagTCTCTCACCAATGAGCCTTTTGGACTTCTCATGTGCATCAACCGAATCCATAAAAAATCGTACCGTGAGGAAGAGGAACACAACGGCAGCGGTGAGAGTCAGAGCCACTGCCAAGACGGAGGGAAAGCAAACATTCAGATGAAGATCAGGAGtcagagaagcaaaaaaaaaaagtaccagCTCTGAGGTGGCGTCTTACCTCGATCCCTCATGTCTGCGACAAAAACAAGCGCTTTATTTTCCTGCCAAAGAGtccctttttaaatgtaattcaaGTGCGCCGTAAAAAACATCTCCCAGCTACAGAGGAGCTTTGGTGTCATCTCATCTGTGAAGACGCTCtccaaacagaaaccaaaaaaaaaaaaaaaaaagaaaagtctaacAACTGTCTCTGGTGGGTCAAGCATTCGTCTCAGCAAAAAGGATGAGACGAAATGTGTGTCAGAGCTCTTCGTTACATAAAAAACAGGACGTGCAGAGTATAAAGGAACACTTAACTAGCACACCCATTTCAAACTTGATCGTCAagtttagcagaaaaaaaaaaaaatacaaaagaaaaaaaaaagctgaaacgaATACCAGATATCTGGGATCGTGACCTTGGGGCATGTATGCAAATAAGACGCAACTGACAGatgaggagcaaaaaaaaaacgaggagaAAATGGTGCCAAAAGCTCCGTGTTTCAAATTGCACACGtatgtggaggaaaaaaaagaaaaaagggttaAAGAATCACTGTAGCAGTTGTCAGGATTTTCTATTTGTATGTAAATTTTGAGTAAAATCCATATCTGCATAAAGCAGCTCACACACAAAACCACGAGAGaccacaagaaaaacaaacaaaagaagaaaaaaaacacacacaaaacaatcaaaGGATTAAAAGCAGAGCCGTACAAAACACATTCCTTGATAAGAAACTTAAAGCAACATGGAATCAGATGTGAAATTAATTCAGCAACCTGGAGTCGTTGCCTAAAAGGAAAGGCGAGGAACACGGACGTCGGCAGGTGACAGATTTAGTACCGCGACGTGTCATTACCAAGGTATGTAGGTCCATAGCTGTAAAGGGAGGCAACGCTGCCGAAAAGAGTCACAAAgtcacaaagaaaactaaaagacaaacGTATTCCTTTAAATTACAGATTAAGCTGTCAGGCCTCCGGTAAAAGGCCCCGAGGCTGGAGGGAGGTGCCCACGTGGAAATATAAGGTGAGCTGTAGGGTCGTCTCGTACATGAACGAGTCGCTCAAATGAAcgaatcttttgagtgaacgaactgaaccgaatcactttattcactggTTCGTTCATTACTTAGTTCAGTGGAACAGAACCGCGTTTTGTGACTCGCTCGTGACGTAAATCTAAACGACACAGCGGCGTGCAGGTACTGCTGATTCGTGCATGGGCAGAAAAAACATACTGCCGCCGAGGAgtgatctgtttctgtttgaaggatgatgatgttggtctctgtctgcatctttgaaatatgtttgtgtgtcttataagcccatgggggctgggcacctttaatggtgtatggcacaaaagaaataaactaaactaactaataaactgtgtgaactgaaggatttggTGAACGAATCTTTTGaacgaatcattttaatgaactgattctagtgattcagtttACTCAAAGGAGCTGTCGTTCCCATCACtagtgagctttttttttaatatacatttaCTCACACTTACTGCTGCAGCTTTGTCCCGCCTTTACcgtaattaattttaaatgatgcattttttttgacattttacagtAATTCATTTTAAGAGGCCTAGCCTTTTTAAACATTAGAATGTTGTTTTAAGTCGtacagctattttttttccaatttaatggtatttttaatttttccacatTCACAGTTATCCGTTCCAGGCGGCACAGCTGTTCTAGTGTCTAACTCCCACGTCTGGCTCGTAGCTGTCAGCTCAAGGCCTGAAAAGTCAATACGGCGAGTGGAGAAAACTCGGATAAATGTCTGCAAAAAggagaaatctttttttttactgaagacCACTGCTTTCAaggctgacctctgacctgtagCCAAGCTTGAACTTTCACCTTCATGGAGACAATCTGAACAAAAATGACGTTTCGTGGCAAGTAAACCATACAggttgtctttttattgtaaGGAGTTTCatcacagcaacaacaacaacaacaaggaaacAATAAAGAAGCATTAAAGTGTGCAAAATGgcataacaataataaaaaaaagcctgaagatTACACCTGCAGATGGTTGTGCAATAAAAGCTCTGGTACAGAAGGGGGAGGAAATAAAACGTAAATAAACACACGGTTGTGCAATAATGCCAGTCAGGAACTTAGCGGGCAGATGAGATTGCGCTACAGTttctttcacagaaacaaataaaaaataacaaaaacaaaaacaaagcagagttAATTAAACATCTACAAAGAGATGAGACGCTTTCAGAGCATTGTTTGGATCTGGGCCGGGTACGTTGCGTCACCCGGATCAGGGCGTGGTCAGACTCAACAACCTGCCACTGCTCCGCGTTACCGTGTGGACATGTCGGAGGTTCAGGtttgggaggaaaaacaaatcttacaaagagaaaaaaataaagaagtaatCATTTCCCGCTGGAGTTTTAAAGCTACAGGAATATCGCTGGTGCAGATTATCAGTCATCCAGGATGCagtaaagcaaaaaacaaacaaacaaaaagctattttctttaaatcctgGAACCAACTTAATCCTGCGAGATCAGAGTGTGCGTcgcggatgactctcagctactaccacaccaaaccttagctctgtatctgtaaaactgactgagttacagctacGTCTGTGTCGGCTAACACTGACaggctgaggcggccatcttaaatttggacTTGACTCCACaatttaatgagctgtagatggtCAGCCTGTGGCTACGTTCCGAGATTTCTGATAAAATACATGCCCATATCATCACTTTAGGCTTTGTTTTCCCTGACAATACTTAAACACATCCTGTTAAATGTTCAAACCTAAATTGaatttctttagctttttttttctttaacttttatgaTCACAAAACTCTAAATAAATTTAGCTGAAGAGGATAAAAGTGTGTGAAATATGAGGTGTTGGCATAAAACAGCCTCCCACTTCACGGCTGCACTCCTgctttaaagccatttttattagaaaatgcaTTAATCTATAAAATGACCAGCATTAAATATCAACACAGTAAAGCTGGAGGCAGTAAAGGAGCAGCTTTTATagcattttcttgtttttttgtttgttctctccAAATCAAGCTGATTCGAGCAAAGTTAAAATATCGGAATATTTATAgttaaatgtcttaaaaacGCCTCGGCAGTACAGCAGGAGCTCGGTGTAATACCAAAGAGCGCCACTAGAGGGTCTTTGTGTACTGCCATTGACTGATCAGAGGGAGCTCTCTGACAGGAGCAGACTAGAAGCGGCCATTTATGGTTTACATTTTTGCCCGCCGACAGAAGCGGATGACAATGCATTCTGCttgtgcctgttagcaaaatatctcatgaaccgccaGATGGGTTTTCATGAGACTTCCAGGAAGTGATCATTCAacgtgcatctacagctgattaacctttaggaCTCagccccaattcaagatggctgccacagctagctgagACAGAGCAGacatgactgtaactcagtcaagttGATGAATAAAGTGCTGAattttggcgtggtagtagctgagagtgctgTAAGTGCTGCTCACTGCACAACATCGTcgaccttgtttgtctgttagcaaaatatctcctgaaccacagtCTGAAATTCAGCCGTGAAAGGCAGTGGGCTGAATTAAACAATCTGTGCATTCTAGATGTGAGAAAGTATCAGGGTACAACAACATCagcacttttattaaaaaaataatcttatatttatatttctgaaaTGTTCACACGTATTAGATCGGCACGGCAGCGAGAACAGAGGAGTGTTTACGTATAAAAGGAGGCAGAAGATCGGCCGTCTGCCTTCTATTCCTTCATTTCTTGATCACAATGAGAGACGCAGAGAGCGAAAGGAAACACTGAGAGGTAATTTTCTGATTAATCATTCATCAGGAGCTGCCACCGGCGTCCTGTGACACTCTGGCTCAGAGCGTCACAGCGTTTGCTCGCAGCTCCCCGGCAGGTGCAACTCTCTCGCtttcccttttcttcttcttcttcttcctcgtTTTGTCAGAACCCGCCACGCCACATCCCCACAGCCCGGACGCCCATATGAGAGCGCCCgccaaattgacctgaagtggGTTAACGTTAGCATtggagaaaaattaaaattaaaaccgCTTCGAAGAGAACCAGGCAGACGGAGCTAAGGAGTCGTATTTTCAGCAGCGGATCTGTTCGCttgtctcaaaaaaaaaataaagcggTAAATCTAGTTTGAGACAGCCACCGCCTGTGTGGCCGCGGCCGGACCCACGCCATAAAGGTGCGCATTTATAAAGTTCCACTTGCTAATTAGCACCATTTATTACTCTGCCAGGGAAATAATGCGCTCCATTTGTTCCCCAGACTCGCACTGAACACGCCTGAGAAAGCTGTTAGCGGGACGCTTTCCCGCCAAACTTTACTCACTTGAACTATTATTTCTTGCTttcctaatatatatatatatatatatatatttttttttttttttaaaacaagctacTTAACCCATtccaggttgttgttgtttctaaaatgatCTGTAGTTTATCTCGTTAACACAACGGCTGGGATGTAAAGATTGACGCGGCAGCAGAGAAGGGAAGCGTGCGATCTGCCAGGTAAAAttagcactttttgtttttgttttttttgttttcctccaaaGGAGTCTGGCTGCTTTGAAGCGAGCGGTGTAACAGCTTCGCTCCTGTGAAACTGTGAAAATGTTCTACATGTTGCTTACACTTAGACCCAGTTTTACCGccccccccttcttcttcttcttcttttacctTTCAGGCCCTGCTGTGAGGAGCGTCGCTTCGGCGTTTCGGCGTACGGAGAACCAGACTTTAGTTTATTCAAATATTGATGAATGTGAAGGGGGGAAGCGAACCAAAATGAATATACATGTATAAAAAGTTTGACTCAACCcctcagatgtttgtttaagcTGATGTTGGTTTTAAGAAAACACTCAAATTTagacatccttttttttttttttttttaaataaagtttacttactGAACAAAttcacagttaaaaaaagaaaaaaagccaccttCACTGCTTCTTTAATCTGGTTTGTGTCAACTGTGACATCTTTCACCCTCCTATAAACGTTGAATTGATagtttaaactttcaggaaaaaacaaaaaagttcagtAACAGCACCTTTTATTTGGAGTTTCCTTTTTCCTGCACACTCGCTGCATGCGTCTTCTTGTACTTTTTATACtatttgtaacaaaaaacaaacaatccgcttattaaataagaataaaaattaaaattgttcGATGTCACACGAGAAAGAAACCAAAGTGACTTAAAGCCGTGGCGTGTAAAGGTCATTAACAAATATCTTACCAGCTGAAGACCTCAGATCGGACAAACGAGACGTTCCGTTTTGAccaaactgacgagctaatggctagtcagggTGGGGCCAAGACCAGCGGGGATTTCTGCTGCGCTCTCCAAACACTATCAGATCAGCAGTTTTGGTTTCCCCCAATTATTTCTATTGAATTCTATGGCTACCTCctagcacaaacagcagcagcagcagcagcagctagcagtagtgagaaaactgactgcagtgtaacagtttataaaatactcgttgacataaaaacattattaactcttttaaagagaagctgTTTTACGACGGCAGTGATCCACTTCGGTCTCGGCTCGGCTCACACCAGCCGTTAGCTCGTTAGCTTGGCCTGAATTAAACTCTCCATCTGTTCAAAGAGCTggcttcaacaggtaagatattgactgttTATTACTTTCCCACAGACTCCCACTTCAAACactctgaactatccctttaaagtgcACGGACACTAAAACATCTTTCTCATGTAAAAAGTGTCGTCTTCCTCCAGGTTATTTTAAATTCCTTCCCTAGTTTATCAGCACAACTATTTAGCTCCTCCCACCTTCCCAAATATGGTCACTTCCGGTTAGCGTTGATttaactgaaagctgctgaactAGAAGCTCCATTAGAGCAGTTATCGACCCGAAAAGTGGCGTCTCCGGTGTCGGCGTTCGCTTCGTTCACACAGTCCGCCGGTGAACtgtgctgcaggtaagatactgactgcacACGCAGCTCATATAACCCCAAATCAGGATGAATCCAAACAGTGGAGCAATGAATCTAATAAGGATTTGacgcaaaaacaacaaagcagctaaaaaaaaaaaaaatgatcaccATAGATCAGCAGTAAATTAGGAAactaatgtgcttttttttgttaaattaatagAAATCTGACTTTAAGAGGCACAAATCCAGTGTAAGCTGCTGCTTAAATATATTAtctcacacataaaaacacataagcTTCTGATATTTTGCCTTGTATCTGCAGCAtccaataaatatttgataaatgTTCTATTAgagctctttttaaaaaaaaaaaaaaaatactgccaaaaaaataaaaaaataaagctgacttttcaagtatcttttttttttccccctcagccCTGAGTCACGCCTGCAGCTACAACCTTCACCTATCAGAAGGTCCAACTGCAGCTTATATGTAGCCCGAGAGGTAAAAACTAGGCCAAAGATTATTGCTTCTCAGCAGCTTGATGTCACTTCAAAGGCACCGACTTTTACTGTATCTGTTCTCTAtagccccccaaaaaataaaaaataaaataaaaaactgcttaACTCATCAGAGTCGGCGATACTCCAGATCACGGTCGATATTTCACATCAAACCAAAGGAAGATAAAAGTCGGAGCagaatttgaataaataaaacccatgaACGTTAAACTGCATTTATCAGGAATCAATCGGCAGCTTTTGTTCGGGAGAAACCGTTGCGAACTCTTATTTCGCGTTGTTTTAAACGCAGCCTTTTAGGATTATGCGGAGagttaaacaaattttaaaaaaaaaacaaaaaaaggataacCTGCaggtaattaaaaacacaaaaagccgTCAGCGGCAGCCCTTTCTGACCACATAATCCGTTCGATAATGAACTCCTCCGCTTCAGCGCCGTCCGGCAGCGGCCCCGGCTGGGGATTCATTCCAAAAGCTCCTGTCACGAGAAGAGAAACGGGAAGCGGCGCGTGATGAGGAAGGTTGTGTTGAGTTGTGCTGAAGGGACACAGGGAGAGCCACAATGCACTGACCTCGTCTGACTCCTCTCCCACTGTGGACGCCCACCCGTCGCCATCTTCCTCCGACCGCTGCTCCTCCATCCTCTTCAGCAGAGAGTATCTGTACGTTGCCTCGCTGGAAGAAAGTTACGTGACAGAGCGGGctgatgagtttttttttcacacacccCCCACTCCCACAGCCCGCGCTAATGGGGTAAAATAATCGCGTTACGGCTCATTAATCAAGCCCGCTTACTTGACTGGGAAGCAGTATTTTCGGATGATCAATACGGCAGCAGCGGCCGCCGCCACACAGATCAGGATCACCGATGCAATAACGCCGGGGTGAAGCCTTAAACCGGcctaaaaagacaaatgaatcCAATAAGATGTAACAGTGGGGTAGTTAAAGAGCCCATAAAGCTAACAGCTCAGTTCATGATGTGTGGCACagataaaaaggaaatacaCGCAGGAGATATGACAGCTGGACAGCGCCGGGTTATAAATCATCCTGGTGTTCAGCCGAAAAGCTCAGCAGCAGGCAGGGCCGGGAAACTCCGAGtaagcacaaaagaaaaaataattaaagaaataaacttttgacAGGCATTAATTAAGCACATCATCTACCGGCCTGGAGCGCCTTTAAAAGGGGGAAAGGGCAGAGCGTCAGATCATTTAGAGTTTGTGAACGTGAGTGTCCGCGGGAACGACTGGGACGGGGCGTCGAGCGTGACGGAAAACTAACAGCCTCAACCGGAACAGTTTCTCAGACGAGGCGTCAGCCTTGAAGGTAGTCATTGTGTCGTTGCGAAGTCAAACTCACACGGTGACGAAAATACGAACACACCCAGACTGGGTCGGATCTGTTTATCTGACTCAAGCTTACACGTggtttgctttgtttacattgagcgtgtACCTGCATTTCATCATTGTATCCTATATCAGGACATCTGGAAAACTGCGAAAGCAAACTCTGTGACAAAGtggttcattttgtgtttaccacTTGTCCCTTATTCTTATTTAGGCGTCACTTACTTTACCATTGGTTATTggttaaatttgtttcaaagtatatttatggtttttgttttccattttactcaccattgtttgtctttgtagatCTTCAGCAGGGCAGGAGTATGGGAGGGGCCGGCCCagtatttcctgctttaatggCTGGATGATGTCATTGATTACCTGGCTGGGTTCTACAAATTagagggttttcttttgagtaatgctttgtttttctttaaagaaattttcTGGATTATCTTGTattatatagtttattttgtagaccattttattatgttgaggagtttgtaaattaaattaataattttattctcgttttctgtttagatgtttgttgtcTGATCTGTTTCATTGTGGCTTAGTCCACTCACGCACAGGTGTGTTGCCAAATAGCTATAAAAACAGTATGTTTTGGAAGCTGGGGGAGAGAGGTCTGtctgaagaacaaataaaaggaatgaCAAGAACTGAAATGGATGGCTGATGACGATTTTCTGTTCACCTTCTGACCCTTTTGCCTACACTACCCTTACAAACTCCCCGAAATGACACCTTTTCATATAATTCGGGAAAaccttctttatgttttatttcatagttCGTGGTGAATACCTTTCATGCATGATTTCActtaaaatttattcattttctcgACAGACAGAATTACAAATGACAACTTTTAGccttcctgctgctcctgtAAAGCTTTATGACTGCTACTTTTATAATCATATAACGTCAAAGTGTATTTTTCTAAGAATGTATTGACATTCGAATGGAAGTAATCGCAACCGAGTccgaaaaagacaaaatttttCAACTAGAAACGGTACATTTTGGCTACTTacccaataaaaaacaaataagaaaccACTTGGTTGAACATTAGTTGGCGAGTAACTCCTAATTTAATCCTTTAAGGCAGCTAATGATCAGTTAATGATAAGctaattaaaaatgaagaaagaaacaaattgaGAATGACTTGATAATTGCCTAATCCGAAAGTGCTTCCTTAATAATTCTCTAATGAACCTCCGGGTGAACTGGTGAAAGAGGCCGAAACTAGCGGTGACTCGTTATCGCTAGTTAACGTCTCTGCACTCCGAGCAGTGACACATAATACCAGGAAATCCTGAGGAGCACTGAGAAGTCCTTCATTACATCACGGATAGCGTCTCTGCCTTGTGGCCCCTCGAGCCGAGGGTTGAATTAAAACGAGCCGTTTGAGGATCACGCTCTCACGCCATCATCGCAAAGCTTTCAGTTCGATCTCTGAAGTGGCTTTTATTTCGCTGGTGATTGAAAATatttatcccttttttttttttcgaataCAGTCGTCCTCACACTTTCAGACTGATTCGACGTAAGGCAAGATGATGAATCTGTCTGTTTGCTTGCTTGTTTGTACGAATTGTTGAATTACTTGTTGCGTTTCTGCCACCAGTAAAGGTGTAactctgaaaagaaagaaaagggatgCTTCTTAGGGAAGGGAAGAGTTGTTGTGAGGTAACGCAGGGGTCGGcgaggacaaaaaaaatttcAGCCGGCCTTCGATTAGCAACTTTTCTGGTCATTCTAGcccctttgtttttaaatttctgctgaaatagctatgtttaaaaaaaaaaaaattaaagtcgttatccagtgcgccctatagcgCGGCAAATACGGTGAAAATTTTGTGGACCGAAGGGGATGAGCTCATGGGGCGAATATGGCCTGTGGGCCACCAGTTGACGATCACTTACGGTAACGCAGCGCTTCACTCTGTGGGGTGTAAGCGGTAATTAATGGGTGGAGTAATGACTAATTACTCGGTGGCTTTCTTATTGATTACAGCGAACAGAGGTAATCTTTCACAGAATCGATAATAAGTGAGCCATCAGTAGTTAAGTGCTGCGAACCACCAGGTATTCAGAAACTTCTGCTGAAGAAAGTTTTAGCTGTATTTAGgatgctgacagaaaacaggcatctgcagcttcagctccgGAGCTTCACGACGCCCTTCGGCCCCTCCTGCAGTTTCTCCTGGTtgctttgaccaaaaatgaaACCAATACTAAAAGTTAGAGGCGCCGTTTTCTCGTCCAGTTTGCCGCAATGAGAATAAAATGTTCCTTTCGGGACAGTTTAAAGCCACAATCAGTCCGTTTTAGCTGATTGAACCCCTTCGTCAATTTAACTCCCTGACATATAATTCAGTCTGTCGCTGAATC is part of the Kryptolebias marmoratus isolate JLee-2015 linkage group LG4, ASM164957v2, whole genome shotgun sequence genome and harbors:
- the si:dkeyp-67f1.2 gene encoding protein FAM3C, which gives rise to MRDRVALTLTAAVVFLFLTVRFFMDSVDAHEKSKRLIALYQMRQQLNGGMSTSGPKCNLPRVCPPDHFAFRLRSGAANVVGPQICFEGKTIMSHILNNVGPGLNMVIVNAESGLVEKSGFVNVIAGEKEDILAFLKAIKPGKIVLVASFINAATKMTREMRNIFVNMGSTSILNVRHRDNWVFAGISASKIKSPFEKRVVNDEKTNAFDGWPQMVEVGGCFPRNLNATQ